From the genome of Candidatus Zixiibacteriota bacterium:
TGAGGTTGTAGTACACCGTGTAGTTTGAAACGTCGGAATGCAGCCAGGATGAGTGCTCCCTTACCTCTCCTCTCTCAACCGCCAGATTCGAAAGCACCTCGTAAAACGTGCGCCCGCCGGTTGTCGTCTGTACCATGCCTGTGTGTTTATAGAGTGTCGAGGCATAGAGCCGTTTGCGTCCGCGGTCCGAGCTGTCCATCCACAGAATCGTATCCTCAAAGAACATGAACGGTTCGGCATGGGGAGTGTGGAAGAATTGTGCTCCATGGTCCGTGAACCATTCATATGCTGCCTCCGCGGCAACCCTGTAGTCAGGTGATGGCGTGGCTGCAAGAACCTCATTCAATCTTGCTTTGCAGGATCCAGGCGTGGCGTCGTACGGCCGCATCTCTGCCCTTCGCTGATGTCTCTCCTTGGAGCGCTGTTCCTTTTGGGTTGCCGTAACTTGTGCTCGCAGTGTGGCAAGGGACGGTCCCTGTTTTCCGCATTGATCCCTGATGAGTCTCAAGTGTCTATCCTGCTCCAATGGGGGTAGCTGGCCAATATCGAGGAGTATCGGTTCAAGCAAGCGGATGAGCTTTTCCTCGGATACGTCCGTCGGCAGACTGGAGATGCTGAATTCGAGTGGTGTTTGTGCCCTGGCCAACAACTCCTCGAATTCCAGCACAGTGTGACCTGCCGCGAAATAGTCATTGACGTCGATCTTGGCCTCAGACAACAAGCGCTCTGCATCGCTGATATCATCCGGCGAATGGCCGTCGAGACGGCTCTTAACCTCGTGCGCATCTATCGTTGCGTCTATACCAAATCTCTCATACAATTCACGCCGGGCATTCTCGCGTGGCTCGTCCAGCGGAAGTATCACGACCTTCGCCTGTATCTGATTGCTGGCAAGGACTGAGGCCGTCTTGAGAGCGCCATTCAGTCCGGCCTGAGAAATCTCGTTATCCTGGCAGATGAAAACTGTCTTCACATTCCGAAGACGCGCCACCAACCGTTCCCTGTCCGCCTCACGAATCTGGACGGTCGCAGGCGAGACTGCAGGAAATCCGTGGTCCATGAGTGAGATGCAATCGGTGACCCCTTCGGTGATGATCAGTCGCTCAGGATTGGATAGCAGGCAATCTTCATTGTAAAGATGGCTGTTGTCAATGCAGATAGCGATGTGCTTGTGTTTATTCGTGTCGTGAACCGGCAGCTTCTTGTACTTGCCTTGTTCCCACGGGTTGTCGGGGGTCAGTGGAGTCTTGCGACCGATCATGAAGACCACACGGCCACGGCTCCAGTATGGAAACACGATTCGCCGGTCAAAGAATGGCTGAAGTTCACCCTGCTTCGTGACGCGAAATGCGCCTGACGCTACCAAGTCTTGCGGACTGAAGCCATGTTCTTTGCCGGTCAGTGTGCGGATGATACCTTTGCCATTGCCGTTGTCCGCATAGCCAATGAGCAGCTGCTCCACGGTTTCATCCGAGATTCCGTACTTAGACCTGAACCAGTCGAGCACCTCCTGATTGCTCTTTAGCGCCTGATGATAGAACTTCGCCATAGCCGACAGCACATCGAAGACGCGAAGTTCAATGACGCGCCTGGCCTCTTCTCGTGCCAGTTCATCCGAGGAAAGCCCGTATTTGGCCAGAGGCGGCAGGCCAGCTTTGACCGCCAGGAAATCACGTGCCTTACGATGGCTCTCAGGCATGGAACCCGACTGCCCTCGTGTAACCTGTCCTGACTGGATGAACTCGACAAGCTGGAGCACATCTCCGCCCACGCCGCAGCCAAAGCAATACCAGCCCTGTTTGTCTAGCATGATGTGCAGGGAAAGATGGGACTGGCTCTTGTGGTGAGGGCAGTCGCACTGAAGCAGAATTTCGGATTCGTGCCTGATGCGAGCACCGAACAGTTCACGCGCGACATCACCGATGTCGACCTCTGTTATTCGCCTGTAATAGTCCTTCACGTTGTCCGAGTTCTCTCTCGTCATCTGAATCTCACTCCATGGGCAATCTCATTCCAGTCACCTGTTACTTACCGGAAGGAGCACGATTCTGTCGGAAAGGGAGAAAATGAACTTGCGTTTCTGTCGGGTAATGTCGTATTTTAGCATCAGTCAACAAATATCGATAGGACTGAATGCCATGACGAGCTGGCAAGCGCTGGAAGAGGGGGCGCGACGACTGAAGATCGGCAAGTCCACGGGCGACCGTCTGGCTCGTGAAGGCGATCTACCCGCCCATCGGATGGGCTGGGTCTGGCGGTTTGACGCCGAGGAACTGGATGCGTGGGTGAAGAAACGTCCGTCAAAAGACAATAGGCCGCGCCCACGAAAGGGATGAAAATGTTACGGCGTATATTCGGTAAGGGCCAAGACTTCGATTTGTCAACGTATGAGAATGACTTGACGGTGAGACAGGTGAGAACCGCAATGGTCTATGCTCATGTCCTTAATCGAGGCGGCAAGGGCGTGAATAACCCCGTGGACGACTTGTAGAGGAGAAGCGAGGGTGTTTTATCCGAAACCATATATCACCCAGGCCCAAGGCTTGCATCCGATCTAACAATTTGCAATTACGAAGCTTGTGCCGATTCTGGTATTGCGGTCTTATCCCGCAAATTCGCGGACCATGGGTGTTATGAAGAAACCATATAAACATTGTTAGTCCGACGGAGTATCAGGTTGTAAACAATGGATACGAGAGAACTCATCCTCAAGCTGAAGTACAATCCCAGAGCGGTTCTGGAACTCCAACCGAGGGAGTTCGAAGAAGTCGTCGCTGAACTTCTTGCTGGAATGGGTTGGGAAGTCAATCTTACGCCTCCCTCCCGAGATGGTGGCTACGATATCCTCGCCGTGAGTTCCGATCAGACTCGGCTGCAGACCTCATGGATTGTGGAATGCAAGAAGTACCGGGAGGACAGACCCGTTGGCGTTGAGGTGACCCGGGGTCTCCTCGGGGTGAAGGCGCATATCGGTGTACCTAATGCCATCATAGTTTCGACAAGCGGATTCACCGGTGGCGCCATCGAACTCAGCCAAGCCCGCCACGATCTCCATTTAGTCGGAGCCGATGAGCTTTCAGATTGGATTGATCATTATGCTGTTTCACCCAAGGGAGAGCCTCATTCGACCGCCAAGGCCTTCCTGTCGTGCTTCATCAGTTATTCACACGAAGATGAACCTTTCGCACAGAAGCTGGCCGCTGCCCTCCGACGGAATGGAGTAAGAGTGTGGTTCGCCTCTGACGACATTCGTCCAGGCGAGCGGATTCGGGACCAGATCAAGAAGGCAATCGCAGCATTCGATAGACTGATTTTTGTTCTGTCTGAGAGCAGCATGAAGAGCAACTGGGTAAGAAGCGAAATCCTCGATGCTCTTTCTAGAGAGCAATCAGGGAGTCAGAACGTTCTCTTCCCCATCGGCCTAGCTCCAATTGAGGAGATCCAGAGATGGGAGTCGTTCGATGCTGACTCGGGAAGAGATCTTGCACGGGAGATCCGCTCATATTTCATCCCCGATTTCTCCGGTTGGAAGAATCCGACCTCCTTCGAAACGCAGCTGCAACGTGTGATCAACGCGCTGCATGTTCGTGATCGGCAGGAAGCAACTGATCAGAAGCCATCCATTGACATGTCTGACGGAATCAAGAAGCTCGCCTCATCAAACGTCAGAGGGATTGCCGATAGGCTTTGCGCACAGATAGATGACGTTTTCTCCCAACCCATTGAGAACGCAGACAAAATCCGAATGTTGGAGCGTCTTTTCTGCTCGGAGATCGAGGATTCGCTTGAGAGCATCTCGAGTTGCGAAGACAAACGCCAGAAGGCTGAATCCAAGGGAGAGAAAGCCTCAAATCTAGCGGAGGCGCTTGGCTCCGGGATTACTGGGATAGGCATGGCGAGGATTGCCTGTGACCTGAAGCACAAGAAACACGCTCTTGAGGCTGCGCTTGACGAACTCAGGTTCCTGACCAAAGATAGCAAGGATCTTCCGAATCTGGGTGACTCCCTGAAGAGAGTGGTACGAGTGACGCTTCAAGGGTAGACGAAATGGATCCATGTACCCAAGTGCGGGTTAACAACAGCATGCAGTCGGACGGCCGCTTCGCGGTCGCCGCTGATGCTGAGCGTTAGGCATTAATGTAGGACATGTCTATAAATGGATAAAAGATATCAAATATTCGTAAGCTCGACTTATGCTGATTTGAAAGAAGAGCGTAGCAAGGTGATGCAAACCATTATGGAAATGGATTGTATTCCAGCAGGTATGGAACTATTTCCGGCAAGTGATGAAGAGCAATTCGAGTTTATTAAGCGAATAATTGACGATTGTGATTACTACTTACTAATAATTGGTGGAAGATACGGTTCAATTACAAATGAGGGCATAAGTTTTACTGAGCTAGAGTACGATTATGCGCTATCTCTTGGTTTAAAAGTTATCGCTTTTTTGCATTCAGAGCCAAATAAAATATCAGTTGAAAAGTCAGACATAGACCCTGCTCTTAGACAACGTCTTCAGAATTTTCGAGATAGAATATCAACCGGTAGATTGGTAAAATTCTGGAAAAATGCAGATGAGCTTCCTGGCTTGGTCGCCCTAAGTCTAACAAAGACGATTAAGGCCTATCCTGCTATCGGGTGGGTGAGGGCGAACAAGGCAACAGAAATACAAAATCTAAAGGACAGTCTGCAGGAGCTGATCAAAGGTGGCGTACAAGAATTAGGTATCCAGGAAATCAAAGATAGTCGGAAAAGCTATGGAAACTACTTTACGCAAGTGGCTTCACAGGCAAAAGTTAGTGTTGAAAGTGTTCTTGTTACTGGTGGTTTTATACCTGGTGTTGAACTCTCTGAGCTCATATCTGAATTAAGCCGGGTTCGCTTCCATTTCTATCTGCTTGATCCAGCTTCCAGCCACTTAAAGCAAAGAGAGCAAGATACTAAGGACAAGTATCCGGTTGGAAAAGGAGGTGATGGATATCAAGATATCATCGACTTGACCAAAGAAATTCCTGAAAGAGTGTTTTTAGACTATTACGACGAATACCCGTTTTGGCATTACGTTATGATAGATAATGAAACCCTATATTTAAGCTCTAACCCGCTGGGAGCAATCGGCTATTCGACAAGTCCAGTTTACATCTTGAAGAATAATGGAAATTCAAAGTCACTTTTTGAGCTTCATCGAGAGCATTTAAGGGTGTTATCTAGAAATGCGGAAATAAGAAAGACTATTCTCGATAATGCCTAACAAGCAAATGCACTCGGATTGCAATACCCTCCGCTCTGCTACAGGCATTGCAGCCGGTGATTTGAGCGTTATCCTCTCACTTCCTTCCGGTGAAATCTGAGCAAGTAGCCCTCGACGAATCGGCAGGCCGCCTGCCTGTCGGAGCAGAAGAATACCGAGATGCCGGAGTCGACGACGATGGAAAGAACAGTTCCGAGAACGGCGTTGGGGTGCGCACCGGAGCGGTAACGCCCGCCGAGGATGTCGCTGAGGTCGGCCTCAACGACGATGCACGCGGACGCATACCCGGAAAGGCGCTGGAGTTCCCTCTTGAACCGTTTCCGGGAACGGATGACGGTGGAGACGAAGTCCTCGAGGGTCTTGCGCTACACCGCCACGGAATCCTCATGCCCCTTGA
Proteins encoded in this window:
- a CDS encoding DNA primase → MTRENSDNVKDYYRRITEVDIGDVARELFGARIRHESEILLQCDCPHHKSQSHLSLHIMLDKQGWYCFGCGVGGDVLQLVEFIQSGQVTRGQSGSMPESHRKARDFLAVKAGLPPLAKYGLSSDELAREEARRVIELRVFDVLSAMAKFYHQALKSNQEVLDWFRSKYGISDETVEQLLIGYADNGNGKGIIRTLTGKEHGFSPQDLVASGAFRVTKQGELQPFFDRRIVFPYWSRGRVVFMIGRKTPLTPDNPWEQGKYKKLPVHDTNKHKHIAICIDNSHLYNEDCLLSNPERLIITEGVTDCISLMDHGFPAVSPATVQIREADRERLVARLRNVKTVFICQDNEISQAGLNGALKTASVLASNQIQAKVVILPLDEPRENARRELYERFGIDATIDAHEVKSRLDGHSPDDISDAERLLSEAKIDVNDYFAAGHTVLEFEELLARAQTPLEFSISSLPTDVSEEKLIRLLEPILLDIGQLPPLEQDRHLRLIRDQCGKQGPSLATLRAQVTATQKEQRSKERHQRRAEMRPYDATPGSCKARLNEVLAATPSPDYRVAAEAAYEWFTDHGAQFFHTPHAEPFMFFEDTILWMDSSDRGRKRLYASTLYKHTGMVQTTTGGRTFYEVLSNLAVERGEVREHSSWLHSDVSNYTVYYNLNNAEHEIARITPKGVEIIKNGGNEDGIILEGSRKMAPIHFVPKANLVEADRMLTELVHNNLTCAPGNRDLILEWVSCFLLLDFAGTRPMMRFEGPASSGKTTASKLISALLYGEPQQKKSTDAANYTDGSQNPLIVLDNIEVRQMTEDLTTFILTSVTGIAKEKRKSGTDTETVVERPKCLLNTTGIEPLGGELGEIQSRSFIIRFEIGEQASDCFIEAKILAEIRKRRDLLISALLIRTSRVLAMMRDGAQEKVMRLLHQTLGNHSKRRCNDYLSLMYLMRLSGKPRDEV
- a CDS encoding excisionase family DNA-binding protein produces the protein MNLRFCRVMSYFSISQQISIGLNAMTSWQALEEGARRLKIGKSTGDRLAREGDLPAHRMGWVWRFDAEELDAWVKKRPSKDNRPRPRKG
- a CDS encoding TIR domain-containing protein → MDTRELILKLKYNPRAVLELQPREFEEVVAELLAGMGWEVNLTPPSRDGGYDILAVSSDQTRLQTSWIVECKKYREDRPVGVEVTRGLLGVKAHIGVPNAIIVSTSGFTGGAIELSQARHDLHLVGADELSDWIDHYAVSPKGEPHSTAKAFLSCFISYSHEDEPFAQKLAAALRRNGVRVWFASDDIRPGERIRDQIKKAIAAFDRLIFVLSESSMKSNWVRSEILDALSREQSGSQNVLFPIGLAPIEEIQRWESFDADSGRDLAREIRSYFIPDFSGWKNPTSFETQLQRVINALHVRDRQEATDQKPSIDMSDGIKKLASSNVRGIADRLCAQIDDVFSQPIENADKIRMLERLFCSEIEDSLESISSCEDKRQKAESKGEKASNLAEALGSGITGIGMARIACDLKHKKHALEAALDELRFLTKDSKDLPNLGDSLKRVVRVTLQG
- a CDS encoding DUF4062 domain-containing protein, producing MDKRYQIFVSSTYADLKEERSKVMQTIMEMDCIPAGMELFPASDEEQFEFIKRIIDDCDYYLLIIGGRYGSITNEGISFTELEYDYALSLGLKVIAFLHSEPNKISVEKSDIDPALRQRLQNFRDRISTGRLVKFWKNADELPGLVALSLTKTIKAYPAIGWVRANKATEIQNLKDSLQELIKGGVQELGIQEIKDSRKSYGNYFTQVASQAKVSVESVLVTGGFIPGVELSELISELSRVRFHFYLLDPASSHLKQREQDTKDKYPVGKGGDGYQDIIDLTKEIPERVFLDYYDEYPFWHYVMIDNETLYLSSNPLGAIGYSTSPVYILKNNGNSKSLFELHREHLRVLSRNAEIRKTILDNA